DNA sequence from the Leptospirillum ferrooxidans C2-3 genome:
TTTTTTGTGGCGCATTGGATCAGGGGAATTCACCTGAAGGACTTCGGAACAGCGATCCTGGTCGCCGTTGTGCTGGGAATCCTGAATGCGCTGATACGGCCGATCCTTTTTTTACTGACATTGCCGATCAACATTCTTTCTCTTGGTCTTTTTACCTTTGTTCTCAATGCTCTGGTCTTCTGGTCTGTGACATGGTTTGTACCGGGTTTTTCGATCGATTCTT
Encoded proteins:
- a CDS encoding phage holin family protein; the protein is MGLVLRILLNALIVFFVAHWIRGIHLKDFGTAILVAVVLGILNALIRPILFLLTLPINILSLGLFTFVLNALVFWSVTWFVPGFSIDSFGSAFIASFLVSFMSLLFSWFLIF